CTTTTAGATGTTCTTACGGGCAATTTCCGGTCAGCAGATGCCCCTACAATATCAGAAACTCGGATCCAAGTTAGCTCTTCTCTACGTATGCCCGTATCTGCAAGGAGAACAAGCATACATCGATCACGGCTGCGACGAAAATTAGTTTTGGCAGTCCATTCACAAGAATCCAGCAGAGCAGATATTGCATTAGAAGAAATAGGGCGAACTGTACGAGGAATGCTTGCAGGCACCATCGCATGATGCTGGGTTCGAACCCTTACAACACCTTGCTTACTCTTCAACGAACGCAAAGAAATTGTTACTTGAGCCCCCTGCCCTAATGAACCCACTAAACGCTTTCCAACCAACAAAGTTTGATACCATTCTAAGAACGATATAACCCGCAACAAAATTCTATTTATGTGGTTCCCAGAAGATTTTTTGCGCTTAATTAACCAGTCTGAAAATGAAACCAGCACATCATCACACACTTCCTCAATCACCACCTCAGACTCAAACAAAAAACGTACAAACAAGGATAGTTCTGATGCATAAGTGTTAATTGTGGAAATAGCGCTATTTGAGCGCCTAAGATGAAGGAAATAAACGTTAAGCTGCCAACATATACAACCATCTGGCCAATACATCACCCTCATTTCGGGGGCCGCCCATCGCTCCGACCTCCTCAACTTATCATATCCAGGCAAATAAAATTCTTTAGAGGAAGTGCGCCAAAGCCGACCAGCCGAAGTCATTTCACAACCTTAATGTGAGGATTTTTTTCATATCGCCGATAATGCCGTTGCAACTCAGACTCTGCTAAATCTGACCGCAACGATAATCTCTTCAGCCGTTCAAGCAAATCCAAGTATCTAGCGGTCATGTCTAGCGCAGCATCTACCGCTAACTGAGAGCTTAACTTCCAAGCATCAACATCATCAGAAGACTTTTTTCGGATCAGCTGTCGGGAGTCGCCGATGATCAAAGCAGCATCACGTAGAAGCTGGGAAAGTCCACCTTCATATAGCCCATTCACATATTTCCGTAATGTTTTATGACTTAAAGGAGTAATTCCAAGAGACTCATTATCCCAAGCAGCTAGTTTTGAAACAGAGGTGAAAGCTGATAGCTCACTCTTAGAAGGGGAAGGAGTTGCTCTAATCCTATCAAACTCAGAGATTCTACAAGCAGCGCTCCTAGCGGCAGTTTCAGATAGGACTTTGATGCTTGATGCAATTTGGCCTTTACCAAGTCGAGGCATCGGCACCCTCCCTAACTGAAACTGCCACCGTATACCTCTTTCTTTTTCCAGCATTAATTTGAATTGGGGTAGCGGTGTATACACCTTTTTCCGACAATAATTCTAGGTAATCTCTTAACTCATCCTCATGCATGACGTTGATTTTTTCAGTGCCAAAATGCTTAATAAGGATATTCCTGAGTTGCTGAACGCCATGAGATTGATCATCAGAGCAAACTGCAGAAGTAGCCAACGCAGCTTCGGATGCACTGAGCTCTTTTCCTGTTAAGCTTTCTTTAATGTAGCGCCAGGTTTCCCCAATATCTTCATGCCCCATAAACCAAGAAAGCGCCGGCAAGGAATTCTCCAATCCTCCGAAGTGAAAAAATGTCATAGCAAAATAGCGGCGAAGTTGATGTGGGAGCACCACCCATCGTTCTCCCGAGTTATCAACAAGTTTTAGGTACTCACTAAGCTCCTTTAGAAAAACATAAGCATCAGCCACATTGAATGGAGAGGCACCTCTGACGTTAACTTTAAAAAACGCCTGCGACT
This portion of the Pseudomonas sp. MRSN 12121 genome encodes:
- a CDS encoding site-specific integrase; its protein translation is MYWPDGCICWQLNVYFLHLRRSNSAISTINTYASELSLFVRFLFESEVVIEEVCDDVLVSFSDWLIKRKKSSGNHINRILLRVISFLEWYQTLLVGKRLVGSLGQGAQVTISLRSLKSKQGVVRVRTQHHAMVPASIPRTVRPISSNAISALLDSCEWTAKTNFRRSRDRCMLVLLADTGIRREELTWIRVSDIVGASADRKLPVRTSKRKGNPYRLIPISDETFRMLLEYIDVTRSIQIRRLKRRKIGFKDLDWLFCTREGFKMAPSTVSQLFSDLRAEAGLTERVSAHMLRHRYITLQVMARLRSLSSRGSIGVEALTTVLSKVASLSGHSSLDSMWRYVDWAYEELEVEYKDSANVAAEAMSVIEALMGEAKSSENRALAESILIVKEALLQLRTKSYELPSVVAHSLRGSAT